Proteins from a single region of Seriola aureovittata isolate HTS-2021-v1 ecotype China chromosome 9, ASM2101889v1, whole genome shotgun sequence:
- the troap gene encoding uncharacterized protein troap isoform X1, with protein sequence MAKPAFYKLLRVQEVDSPPRCESSSLHLHHPLSPPVITMDSSAVLRQQSRNKICSDFMRMKNDHNKMPADSKPSKLVSASHLSKQESENKDPGISEIGRKAPVRPGVSRLPVLAKSLHLQTPSSFSQSHCRWEEKPLAGKAKKKKPCTRPVPFNLSQPKSSRTTSENQLPLTVPQSQTGADAVQPEKNVCNPRLKTQTINSKPSKHQAVLNSHVDSTHKSHRKATENISNLLAKSGLPNIFKTSATLSSPLSAIPNNTLQDSAPSSAQTALSAETFLENMNLLSLKDPTKTLHISQNTELTSQVHFSKGSTDKGENFQPNHAALLSILRNEGVSTTDLGSASPQSKPYNYLPQRVSVMKSRQKAGPTTAKLVPFSPDPAALQSILQNEGVKAGGLASATPRKSVCPSGRGTSVYTAQRVPVRKNHAEATSGPVALALRETPLKKWTPQRVRDTRHQPMSSMKWHLSTPYAATPGLKSKTNLQPHQEQEVVQRLFEDQEDEQNTDVTDKDPETQAEQLPVQASSTKSRCEEKLESRANISKDEEQERTVAGEQPFFQAPQRESVIFFSTGKKLLRAPRFEKQESSCDQDQHGPVSSEQRTVQPVQEEMSSVSEPSGQINPPVQSLHRDIIVQRSCGLSPAVALLRKRLPPLEELRMDEEVANYTSVSVPSASGFLPLRPRCGNPLASILHFEESSRFVPIGFDLPSGPSSPHSSPLQER encoded by the exons ATGGCGAAGCCCGCTTTTTACAAACTGCTGCGAGTCCAGGAAGTTGACAGCCCTCCGCGATGTGAAAG TTCTTCTCTACACCTTCACCACCCACTATCTCCTCCTGTCATCACTATGGATTCCTCTGCAGTCCTTCGTCAGCAAAGTCGGAACAAAATTTGCAGTGACTTTATGAG AATGAAGAATGATCATAACAAAATGCCAGCAGACTCAAAGCCTTCCAAACTTGTGTCTGCATCTCACCTTTCTAAACAAGAAAGTGAGAACAAAGATCCAGGAATCTCAGAAATAGGCAGAAAGGCACCTGTGCGACCAGGTGTAAGCAGGCTACCGGTGCTTGCAAAGTCTCTTCATCTTCAGACTCCTTCCAGCTTCAGTCAGTCCCACTGTAGATGGGAGGAGAAACCTCTGGCT GGGAAAGCTAAGAAGAAAAAGCCATGCACCAGGCCTGTGCCGTTTAACCTGTCTCAGCCTAAGAGTTCAAGAACGACCAGCGAAAATCAACTGCCCCTAACTGTGCCACAATCACAGACTGGCGCTGATGCTGTCCAacctgaaaaaaatgtatgcaatCCTCGTCTTAAGACCCAAACCATAAATTCAAAACCTTCCAAACATCAAGCTGTGTTAAACAGCCACGTGGACTCAACACACAAGTCTCATCGAAAGGCTACAGAAAATATATCCAACCTGTTGGCGAAGTCTGGGCTTCccaacatttttaagacttCAGCCACTTTGTCCAGTCCTCTGTCAGCCATTCCTAACAACACTCTGCAGGACAGTGCTCCTTCTTCTGCACAGACTGCTCTTAGTGCAGAGACCTTTTTGGAAAACATGAACCTGCTCAGTCTCAAAGATCCGACCAAGACCTTGCACATCAGCCAGAACACAGAGCTGACCTCACAGGTTCATTTTTCAAAGGGTTCAACTG ACAAAGGGGAGAACTTCCAGCCCAACCATGCAGCTTTGCTCAGTATCCTGCGGAACGAGGGAGTCAGCACCACAGATCTGGGATCTGCATCTCCACAGTCTAAACCGTACAATTATCTG CCCCAGCGGGTGTCTGTCATGAAGAGTCGACAAAAAGCTGGGCCCACCACAG CAAAGTTGGTGCCGTTCTCCCCGGACCCCGCTGCACTGCAAAGTATCCTCCAGAACGAGGGGGTGAAGGCTGGAGGGCTCGCAAGTGCCACGCCCCGAAAGTCTGTGTGTCCGTCAGGCAGAGGCACTTCAGTCTACACA GCTCAGAGAGTGCCGGTTAGGAAAAATCATGCAGAGGCGACCAGTGGACCAGTGG CACTAGCGCTCAGAGAGACTCCACTGAAGAAATGGACTCCGCAGAGAGTCCGCGACACCAGACATCAGCCCATGTCTTCTATG aAATGGCATCTGTCGACACCGTACGCTGCCACTCCCGGGCTGAAGAGCAAAACCAACCTTCAGCCGCACCAGGAG CAGGAGGTCGTCCAGAGATTATTTGAGGATCAAGAGGACGAGCAGAACACAGACGTGACAGACAAAGATCCTGAGACACAAGCAGAGCAGCTCCCAGTTCAAGCCTCAAGT ACCAAATCCCGCTGTGAAGAAAAGTTAGAGAGCAGAGCTAACATCAGCAAGGATGAGGAGCAGGAGCGGACGGTTGCGGGAGAGCAGCCGTTCTTTCAGGCACCGCAAAGAGAGTCggtcatttttttctcaacGGGCAAAAAGCTGCTCAGAGCTCCACGTTTTGAGAAGCAGGAGAGCTCTTGTGATCAGGATCAGCATGGTCCAGTTTCATCAGAACAGAGAACGGTGCAGCCAGTACAAGAAGAGATGTCATCTGTGTCAGAACCGAGCGGTCAGATCAACCCTCCTGTTCAGAGTCTGCACAGAG ACATCATTGTTCAGCGGAGTTGTGGTCTGAGTCCTGCAGTTGCGTTGCTGCGTAAGCGTCTGCCTCCTCTGGAGGAGCTGCGTATGGACGAGGAGGTGGCCAACTACACCTCGGTGTCTGTCCCGTCTGCTTCCGGGTTTCTCCCACTGCGGCCTCGCTGTGGAAACCCGCTGGCCTCCATCCTGCACTTCGAAGAGTCCTCT agaTTTGTTCCAATTGGCTTCGATCTCCCCTCTGGTCCTTCCTCTCCACACAGCTCTCCACTGCAGGAGAGATGA
- the troap gene encoding uncharacterized protein troap isoform X2: MAKPAFYKLLRVQEVDSPPRCESSSLHLHHPLSPPVITMDSSAVLRQQSRNKICSDFMRMKNDHNKMPADSKPSKLVSASHLSKQESENKDPGISEIGRKAPVRPGVSRLPVLAKSLHLQTPSSFSQSHCRWEEKPLAGKAKKKKPCTRPVPFNLSQPKSSRTTSENQLPLTVPQSQTGADAVQPEKNVCNPRLKTQTINSKPSKHQAVLNSHVDSTHKSHRKATENISNLLAKSGLPNIFKTSATLSSPLSAIPNNTLQDSAPSSAQTALSAETFLENMNLLSLKDPTKTLHISQNTELTSQVHFSKGSTDKGENFQPNHAALLSILRNEGVSTTDLGSASPQSKPYNYLPQRVSVMKSRQKAGPTTAKLVPFSPDPAALQSILQNEGVKAGGLASATPRKSVCPSGRGTSVYTAQRVPVRKNHAEATSGPVALALRETPLKKWTPQRVRDTRHQPMSSMKWHLSTPYAATPGLKSKTNLQPHQEEVVQRLFEDQEDEQNTDVTDKDPETQAEQLPVQASSTKSRCEEKLESRANISKDEEQERTVAGEQPFFQAPQRESVIFFSTGKKLLRAPRFEKQESSCDQDQHGPVSSEQRTVQPVQEEMSSVSEPSGQINPPVQSLHRDIIVQRSCGLSPAVALLRKRLPPLEELRMDEEVANYTSVSVPSASGFLPLRPRCGNPLASILHFEESSRFVPIGFDLPSGPSSPHSSPLQER; the protein is encoded by the exons ATGGCGAAGCCCGCTTTTTACAAACTGCTGCGAGTCCAGGAAGTTGACAGCCCTCCGCGATGTGAAAG TTCTTCTCTACACCTTCACCACCCACTATCTCCTCCTGTCATCACTATGGATTCCTCTGCAGTCCTTCGTCAGCAAAGTCGGAACAAAATTTGCAGTGACTTTATGAG AATGAAGAATGATCATAACAAAATGCCAGCAGACTCAAAGCCTTCCAAACTTGTGTCTGCATCTCACCTTTCTAAACAAGAAAGTGAGAACAAAGATCCAGGAATCTCAGAAATAGGCAGAAAGGCACCTGTGCGACCAGGTGTAAGCAGGCTACCGGTGCTTGCAAAGTCTCTTCATCTTCAGACTCCTTCCAGCTTCAGTCAGTCCCACTGTAGATGGGAGGAGAAACCTCTGGCT GGGAAAGCTAAGAAGAAAAAGCCATGCACCAGGCCTGTGCCGTTTAACCTGTCTCAGCCTAAGAGTTCAAGAACGACCAGCGAAAATCAACTGCCCCTAACTGTGCCACAATCACAGACTGGCGCTGATGCTGTCCAacctgaaaaaaatgtatgcaatCCTCGTCTTAAGACCCAAACCATAAATTCAAAACCTTCCAAACATCAAGCTGTGTTAAACAGCCACGTGGACTCAACACACAAGTCTCATCGAAAGGCTACAGAAAATATATCCAACCTGTTGGCGAAGTCTGGGCTTCccaacatttttaagacttCAGCCACTTTGTCCAGTCCTCTGTCAGCCATTCCTAACAACACTCTGCAGGACAGTGCTCCTTCTTCTGCACAGACTGCTCTTAGTGCAGAGACCTTTTTGGAAAACATGAACCTGCTCAGTCTCAAAGATCCGACCAAGACCTTGCACATCAGCCAGAACACAGAGCTGACCTCACAGGTTCATTTTTCAAAGGGTTCAACTG ACAAAGGGGAGAACTTCCAGCCCAACCATGCAGCTTTGCTCAGTATCCTGCGGAACGAGGGAGTCAGCACCACAGATCTGGGATCTGCATCTCCACAGTCTAAACCGTACAATTATCTG CCCCAGCGGGTGTCTGTCATGAAGAGTCGACAAAAAGCTGGGCCCACCACAG CAAAGTTGGTGCCGTTCTCCCCGGACCCCGCTGCACTGCAAAGTATCCTCCAGAACGAGGGGGTGAAGGCTGGAGGGCTCGCAAGTGCCACGCCCCGAAAGTCTGTGTGTCCGTCAGGCAGAGGCACTTCAGTCTACACA GCTCAGAGAGTGCCGGTTAGGAAAAATCATGCAGAGGCGACCAGTGGACCAGTGG CACTAGCGCTCAGAGAGACTCCACTGAAGAAATGGACTCCGCAGAGAGTCCGCGACACCAGACATCAGCCCATGTCTTCTATG aAATGGCATCTGTCGACACCGTACGCTGCCACTCCCGGGCTGAAGAGCAAAACCAACCTTCAGCCGCACCAGGAG GAGGTCGTCCAGAGATTATTTGAGGATCAAGAGGACGAGCAGAACACAGACGTGACAGACAAAGATCCTGAGACACAAGCAGAGCAGCTCCCAGTTCAAGCCTCAAGT ACCAAATCCCGCTGTGAAGAAAAGTTAGAGAGCAGAGCTAACATCAGCAAGGATGAGGAGCAGGAGCGGACGGTTGCGGGAGAGCAGCCGTTCTTTCAGGCACCGCAAAGAGAGTCggtcatttttttctcaacGGGCAAAAAGCTGCTCAGAGCTCCACGTTTTGAGAAGCAGGAGAGCTCTTGTGATCAGGATCAGCATGGTCCAGTTTCATCAGAACAGAGAACGGTGCAGCCAGTACAAGAAGAGATGTCATCTGTGTCAGAACCGAGCGGTCAGATCAACCCTCCTGTTCAGAGTCTGCACAGAG ACATCATTGTTCAGCGGAGTTGTGGTCTGAGTCCTGCAGTTGCGTTGCTGCGTAAGCGTCTGCCTCCTCTGGAGGAGCTGCGTATGGACGAGGAGGTGGCCAACTACACCTCGGTGTCTGTCCCGTCTGCTTCCGGGTTTCTCCCACTGCGGCCTCGCTGTGGAAACCCGCTGGCCTCCATCCTGCACTTCGAAGAGTCCTCT agaTTTGTTCCAATTGGCTTCGATCTCCCCTCTGGTCCTTCCTCTCCACACAGCTCTCCACTGCAGGAGAGATGA
- the troap gene encoding uncharacterized protein troap isoform X3 gives MDSSAVLRQQSRNKICSDFMRMKNDHNKMPADSKPSKLVSASHLSKQESENKDPGISEIGRKAPVRPGVSRLPVLAKSLHLQTPSSFSQSHCRWEEKPLAGKAKKKKPCTRPVPFNLSQPKSSRTTSENQLPLTVPQSQTGADAVQPEKNVCNPRLKTQTINSKPSKHQAVLNSHVDSTHKSHRKATENISNLLAKSGLPNIFKTSATLSSPLSAIPNNTLQDSAPSSAQTALSAETFLENMNLLSLKDPTKTLHISQNTELTSQVHFSKGSTDKGENFQPNHAALLSILRNEGVSTTDLGSASPQSKPYNYLPQRVSVMKSRQKAGPTTAKLVPFSPDPAALQSILQNEGVKAGGLASATPRKSVCPSGRGTSVYTAQRVPVRKNHAEATSGPVALALRETPLKKWTPQRVRDTRHQPMSSMKWHLSTPYAATPGLKSKTNLQPHQEQEVVQRLFEDQEDEQNTDVTDKDPETQAEQLPVQASSTKSRCEEKLESRANISKDEEQERTVAGEQPFFQAPQRESVIFFSTGKKLLRAPRFEKQESSCDQDQHGPVSSEQRTVQPVQEEMSSVSEPSGQINPPVQSLHRDIIVQRSCGLSPAVALLRKRLPPLEELRMDEEVANYTSVSVPSASGFLPLRPRCGNPLASILHFEESSRFVPIGFDLPSGPSSPHSSPLQER, from the exons ATGGATTCCTCTGCAGTCCTTCGTCAGCAAAGTCGGAACAAAATTTGCAGTGACTTTATGAG AATGAAGAATGATCATAACAAAATGCCAGCAGACTCAAAGCCTTCCAAACTTGTGTCTGCATCTCACCTTTCTAAACAAGAAAGTGAGAACAAAGATCCAGGAATCTCAGAAATAGGCAGAAAGGCACCTGTGCGACCAGGTGTAAGCAGGCTACCGGTGCTTGCAAAGTCTCTTCATCTTCAGACTCCTTCCAGCTTCAGTCAGTCCCACTGTAGATGGGAGGAGAAACCTCTGGCT GGGAAAGCTAAGAAGAAAAAGCCATGCACCAGGCCTGTGCCGTTTAACCTGTCTCAGCCTAAGAGTTCAAGAACGACCAGCGAAAATCAACTGCCCCTAACTGTGCCACAATCACAGACTGGCGCTGATGCTGTCCAacctgaaaaaaatgtatgcaatCCTCGTCTTAAGACCCAAACCATAAATTCAAAACCTTCCAAACATCAAGCTGTGTTAAACAGCCACGTGGACTCAACACACAAGTCTCATCGAAAGGCTACAGAAAATATATCCAACCTGTTGGCGAAGTCTGGGCTTCccaacatttttaagacttCAGCCACTTTGTCCAGTCCTCTGTCAGCCATTCCTAACAACACTCTGCAGGACAGTGCTCCTTCTTCTGCACAGACTGCTCTTAGTGCAGAGACCTTTTTGGAAAACATGAACCTGCTCAGTCTCAAAGATCCGACCAAGACCTTGCACATCAGCCAGAACACAGAGCTGACCTCACAGGTTCATTTTTCAAAGGGTTCAACTG ACAAAGGGGAGAACTTCCAGCCCAACCATGCAGCTTTGCTCAGTATCCTGCGGAACGAGGGAGTCAGCACCACAGATCTGGGATCTGCATCTCCACAGTCTAAACCGTACAATTATCTG CCCCAGCGGGTGTCTGTCATGAAGAGTCGACAAAAAGCTGGGCCCACCACAG CAAAGTTGGTGCCGTTCTCCCCGGACCCCGCTGCACTGCAAAGTATCCTCCAGAACGAGGGGGTGAAGGCTGGAGGGCTCGCAAGTGCCACGCCCCGAAAGTCTGTGTGTCCGTCAGGCAGAGGCACTTCAGTCTACACA GCTCAGAGAGTGCCGGTTAGGAAAAATCATGCAGAGGCGACCAGTGGACCAGTGG CACTAGCGCTCAGAGAGACTCCACTGAAGAAATGGACTCCGCAGAGAGTCCGCGACACCAGACATCAGCCCATGTCTTCTATG aAATGGCATCTGTCGACACCGTACGCTGCCACTCCCGGGCTGAAGAGCAAAACCAACCTTCAGCCGCACCAGGAG CAGGAGGTCGTCCAGAGATTATTTGAGGATCAAGAGGACGAGCAGAACACAGACGTGACAGACAAAGATCCTGAGACACAAGCAGAGCAGCTCCCAGTTCAAGCCTCAAGT ACCAAATCCCGCTGTGAAGAAAAGTTAGAGAGCAGAGCTAACATCAGCAAGGATGAGGAGCAGGAGCGGACGGTTGCGGGAGAGCAGCCGTTCTTTCAGGCACCGCAAAGAGAGTCggtcatttttttctcaacGGGCAAAAAGCTGCTCAGAGCTCCACGTTTTGAGAAGCAGGAGAGCTCTTGTGATCAGGATCAGCATGGTCCAGTTTCATCAGAACAGAGAACGGTGCAGCCAGTACAAGAAGAGATGTCATCTGTGTCAGAACCGAGCGGTCAGATCAACCCTCCTGTTCAGAGTCTGCACAGAG ACATCATTGTTCAGCGGAGTTGTGGTCTGAGTCCTGCAGTTGCGTTGCTGCGTAAGCGTCTGCCTCCTCTGGAGGAGCTGCGTATGGACGAGGAGGTGGCCAACTACACCTCGGTGTCTGTCCCGTCTGCTTCCGGGTTTCTCCCACTGCGGCCTCGCTGTGGAAACCCGCTGGCCTCCATCCTGCACTTCGAAGAGTCCTCT agaTTTGTTCCAATTGGCTTCGATCTCCCCTCTGGTCCTTCCTCTCCACACAGCTCTCCACTGCAGGAGAGATGA
- the pfkma gene encoding phosphofructokinase, muscle a encodes MSQNVHPTADPTKMGLGRSIAVLTSGGDAQGMNAAVRATVRVGLYTGAKVYFVHEGYQGLVDGGDNIRPATWESVSMMLQLGGTVIGSARCKDFREREGRMKAALNLVKLGITNLCVIGGDGSLTGANQFRTEWSGLLVDLVKAGRITDAEAKKSSHLNIVGMVGSIDNDFCGTDMTIGTDSALHRIIEVVDAITTTAQSHQRTFILEVMGRHCGYLALVTALACGADWVFIPEMPPDEGWEDHLCRRLTDQRARGSRLNVIIVAEGAMSREGKPITSEQIKKLVTDRLGFDTRTTTLGHVQRGGTPSAFDRVLGSRMGVEAVMALLEATPDTPACVVSLSGNQAVRLPLMECVQVTKDVTAAMAEGRFEDAIKLRGKSFENNWNTYKLLAHINPPDVKSNINVAVMNIGAPCAGMNAAVRAAVRMGLIQGHNMLAVHDGFDGLAHGQVEPITWTAVSGWTGKGGSMLGTKRTLPAKILEEISQNIAKFNIHALVIIGGFEAYVGGLELVQAREKYEEMCIPMVVIPATVSNNVPGSDFSIGADTALNTITATCDRIKQSAAGTKRRVFIVETMGGYCGYLATMAGLAAGADAAYIFEDKFNIKDLEVNVEHLLAKMKTTVKRGLILRNENSNSNYTTDFIFNLYSEEGKGIFDCRKNVLGHMQQGGTPTPFDRNFGTKMGAKSVLWLTEKLKECYRHGRIFANTPDSACVLGMRKRALTFQPLAELKGDTDFEHRIPKTEWWLKIRPIMKILAKYNIKLDTSEHTDMEHVIKKRSPLGK; translated from the exons ATGTCCCAGAATGTCCATCCAACCGCGGACCCCACAAAGATGGGGCTTGGACGGTCCATTGCCGTGCTGACGTCAGGAGGAGACGCCCAAG GTATGAACGCCGCTGTGAGAGCCACAGTCAGAGTTGGTCTTTACACCGGAGCCAAAGTCTACTTTGTTCACGAG GGATACCAGGGCCTGGTGGATGGAGGGGATAACATTCGCCCGGCCACGTGGGAGAGTGTGTCCATGATGCTTCAGCTG GGAGGTACAGTTATCGGCAGTGCCCGCTGCAAGGActtcagagagagggagggtcgTATGAAGGCTGCCCTCAACCTGGTGAAGCTGGGCATCACCAACCTGTGTGTGATCGGAGGTGACGGTAGTCTGACCGGAGCCAACCAGTTCAGGACTGAGTGGAGCGGACTGCTGGTTGACCTGGTCAAAGCtg GAAGGATTACAGATGCAGAAGCCAAGAAATCTTCCCACCTGAACATTGTCGGCATGGTCGGCTCCATCGACAATGACTTCTGTGGCACTGACATGACCATCGGCACTGACTCCGCCCTGCACCGCATCATCGAGGTGGTGGATGCCATCACCACAACAGCACAGAG CCACCAGAGGACGTTCATCCTGGAAGTGATGGGCAGACACTGTGG GTACCTGGCCCTGGTGACGGCTCTGGCCTGTGGCGCCGACTGGGTGTTCATTCCTGAGATGCCACCAGATGAGGGCTGGGAGGACCACTTGTGCAGGAGGCTGACAGAC CAAAGGGCCCGAGGTTCTCGTCTGAATGTGATCATTGTAGCTGAGGGTGCGATGTCCAGAGAAGGCAAACCGATTACATCTGAACAGATTAAAAAG CTGGTGACTGACAGGCTCGGCTTCGACACTCGCACCACTACTCTAGGACACGTACAGAGAGGCGGCACACCCTCCGCCTTCGACAGAGTCCTG GGCAGCAGGATGGGAGTGGAGGCCGTGATGGCGCTGCTGGAGGCCACTCCAGACACTCCTGCCTGTGTGGTCAGCTTGTCCGGGAACCAGGCGGTCAGACTGCCGCTCATGGAGTGTGTGCAAGTG ACCAAAGACGTGACTGCAGCCATGGCTGAGGGCAGATTCGAGGATGCTATCAAGCTCAGAGGAAA GAGTTTCGAGAACAACTGGAACACATACAAACTTCTGGCTCACATCAACCCCCCAGATGTTAAG AGTAACATCAATGTGGCCGTCATGAACATCGGCGCCCCCTGTGCTGGTATGAACGCTGCAGTCCGTGCAGCAGTCAGGATGGGCCTCATCCAGGGTCACAACATGTTGGCTGTCCATGACGGCTTTGACGGTCTGGCTCATGGACAG GTTGAGCCCATCACCTGGACTGCAGTTAGTGGTTGGACTGGAAAGGGAGGCTCAATGTTGGGCACCAAGAG AACTCTGCCGGCTAAAATACTGGAGGAAATCAGCCAGAACATCGCCAAGTTCAACATCCACGCTTTGGTGATCATCGGTGGATTTGAG GCCTACGTGGGAGGCCTGGAGCTGGTTCAGGCCAGGGAGAAATATGAGGAGATGTGCATTCCCATGGTGGTTATCCCCGCCACCGTCTCCAACAACGTCCCTGGCTCCGACTTCAGCATCGGCGCTGACACGGCCCTCAACACCATCACCGCG ACCTGTGACAGGATCAAGCAGTCTGCAGCAGGAACTAAACGCCGCGTGTTCATCGTTGAGACTATGGGTGGTTACTGCGGCTACCTGGCCACCATGGCTGGTCTGGCTGCCGGGGCTGACGCTGCCTACATCTTTGAGGACAAATTCAACATTAAAGACCTGGAG GTGAATGTAGAGCATCTTCTGGCGAAGATGAAGACAACAGTGAAGAGAGGTTTGATCCTCAG GAACGAGAACTCTAATTCCAACTACACCACCGACTTCATCTTCAACCTGTACTCAGAGGAGGGCAAAGGTATCTTCGACTGCCGTAAGAATGTTCTGGGGCACATGCAGCAG GGCGGCACTCCAACGCCCTTCGACAGAAACTTTGGCACAAAAATGGGAGCCAAGTCTGTCCTGTGGCTGACTGAGAAACTCAAGGAGTGCTATAGGCATG GCCGTATCTTCGCTAACACACCAGACTCTGCCTGTGTGCTGGGCATGAGGAAGAGGGCGCTCACCTTCCAGCCACTTGCTGAACTGAAGGGAGACACAGATTTTGA gcACCGCATCCCAAAGACCGAGTGGTGGCTGAAGATTAGGCCCATCATGAAGATCCTGGCTAAGTACAACATCAAATTAGACACATCCGAACACACTGATATGGAGCATGTGATCAAGAAGAGGAGTCCTCTTGGGAAGTAG